CTTTCGGACTCAACAATCTTCACATTTGCCTTTCTTCGACAGTCGCACAGCTTATATTGGTACCGTAGATTCCTAACTCCACTATCCCCTCGAGAGCTTGAGGAAGACATGAGCAAATTTTTTAGCCAGTCATTTCCCTTCATCAGTAGATAAATCCCAATTTAGTTAACAACATTCTTACTTTAAACCCTAATAACAACAATTTGTTAGCCAAAACCCAAAATCAAATGCTTTTACCTTATGGGCTGCAATTTGTTAGCCAAGATTGTGTAGAAGTTCCTCGCAGGTTGACTTCGTATATAGAGGATGGCTTTACCTTTCAAACCTCCTGTGTGGTAATTTGATTTCTCCCAAAGGCTAGTTCAATTTCTCTCCATCAAGTAGAAATCGATTCTATACACAAGCATCGCTGGGAGGGAGTTTTATTGGGGGCTAAGGGGTACAATAGGAATATTTGCTAAAAATTAAGTATAAAGAATTTGTTTTTAGCTTCCAGTACATCAGTCCCGTTAATTTTACCGATTTCCGTCAGTGTTACAACTTAGTTCAAAGCACGAGGTGTCGCGTtgcatattttgaaaccatagggggcttagttgtgtattaggtttagcacagggggcttttttgtttttaacccttatTTAAATCAAAAGCCTGTGGTATGCTatataattttcttcaaattgcaTAAGTTAACTACTTGAGATAATTGATGttactcttttcttttcacccCTCTTTTTTGATGTTGAAGTCCAATTAACTATAGAATGAGAAGATGAATTTGACCATGAAGTTCAGTCGCTGAACCATATATTCAAATCCAGCTGAAAATTTGTGTATAGCCTCAGTAAATGTCATCACAAGTTTTGGTGTGAACCCTTGATGGAAATCAAGTTAACCTGGTTTCAACTGATGTTCCTTATTTTCTTTTCGTGCAAGATGAGTCTCAGGACCATATAAAGAGGTAGCAGCTTCATGAACTAGCCATGCTGAACTCAAATTTTAGAGAAGAGAGTCCAGGACCAAGTGGCAGCGTGTCACCATTCAATACTAGTGGAATGAAACGTCCCAAAATTGGGCGTTGAAATGTTGTGTCTACTGCTTCATTGAAGTACTTTCTCTTAACCTCTGATCCGCAGAGGTATGCCTGAACATATACAATTTGTGGCTATCAACTCTCCTTACGGCTCAATGCGCAGCTACCTAAGTGAAGAATTGATATGAATAGACAAAGGGGTATTTGGAGATATGCGTTTTtggctggatttttttttatttttaagtttttatttatttactgaAGGAACATAAAACAGAGACAGAAACAGGGTGAGGCAGTTGGAGTAGGGGTGGAAAAGGGGGAAACAGAAATTGGTTTATACAGTTGGCCTCTTGAGTTAGGATTTATTTGTAACTGATAGTTTTTAGCTTTTTGGTGTATACAGTTGAAGCATTTGATCAAGTGTTTTTGTTACATATGTAGGATTTATTTGTAACTGATTGtttccttaaattttttttcatgaaatatTGCTTCTTGATTTTGTAGTTTTTGTCACATGAGTGAAAAATTGCTTCAAAGTTTTCCTCTCTCATAGTTTTATCATGCCATTGGTACTTAATGGAGGAGTTTGAGTTTTAGTTGTGCATAGCTATTATGATTGATGAAatcttttttgaattttgcataAGTATTAGAAATAAGAAGGAATTTTGctttattataatatatcaaaACACAGTTGAAAATTCCACGACTGAGATGGGGAAATATTTCTTCACAAAAAGGGGTAATGGATCAAAACATGCTAAAGGAAATGCTCACCAAAGAAATTGATATGAGAgtgagaaaaaataaattattaaaggcacaacttggttttttcttttaaatctttAGTAAAAATCAGCTCAatgtaagaaaaaaagaaattattatgtagaaaaaagaaaaaaaaagaaaaattttatgtaagcaaattttcttgaaaacaattctaattcctaatgaattcttctctcatgcaaacaaagaatttggaattccaaataaattctATATCAATTCTATGAATTTCCCAAATGAAAGAATTGGAATGACTTGGAATTCCAATTCATAGAATTTCAGTTCTATAGAATTTTGATTCTAATTCGGTAGAACCAAACGCACCCTTAAGGATCAATTGCATTTGCTCAGCATCTAAAGAGtcttttttgtatttgattAATTATGAAGATGATTTTAGAATAATTATGTTTTCCAGTTTTCAAATGGGCAAATTGTTATATTTGTTAGATTAAAAGTAAGCCCAAATAGAGCTAACTACCACTAGAAACCCTCTAGAGTTAAAGTTTTAACTACCAAGCACATCATGCAACCATGGTGTGAAGCCCCTACTCTTAAAATGGTTTTCCAAGATTTGCTTTATTAATCAGGAAGAATAGGGGGAGGAGTCCAAGAGTGTAAAATCAGCTTGATTGGAAAGGTGCTGGGTGAGAAAGCCTCAAACTACACGGGTGTGAAGAATTTTGTGACCACTGCATGGGGGTACCCAaaacatttgagagtggtgGAATTAGGACTGAACATGTTCCAGTTTGTTGTGCCTTCCGAAAGTGACAGAGAGAGGATCCTGCAGGGAGGACCTTGGATAATGGATAATCAATTGCTTGTTCTGAATAGTTGGTATGAAGGGATAGAGGATGATGAAAAGGCTTTTTGTTTGGCACCACTTTGGATCCAAGTTTGGAATTTACCGGTTCACTGGATGTCCAAAGAGGCAGGTAAGAAGATTGGCTCATTCTTTCATCAGGTTAGAGAGGTTATAATTCCCCAGACTGGGGGAAAGGAAGGTAGACATTTGAAGCTTTTAGCTATGGTGAACACACACCTCCCTCTGCTGAGAGGAACAATTGTAAAGGTGGGGGAGGTTACTAAGTGGGCTAGTTTCAAGTATGAGCGATGCCTAGACTTTTGCTATAATTGTGGAATCATAGGCCATAGTGAAAGGACCTGCTCGAAGTCAGGCTCTTTGAGTGGAGGAAAAAAGGACAACCAGTACGGTCCTTGGCTCCGAAGTGGAAATTCGAGGGTATCTTCACAAGAGAAACAGACAAATATAGTGTATAACCCACAGAAACAGCAATGGAGGCTCCAAGATGGACTGTGGAAGGAGAAAGAAAGTAATGAGGGTCAGAAGGGTGAAAAGAAGGACCACTCAGACCAGTAATTGCTCCAGACAGCAAGGAGAACCTAGTACCATTAACGACCAAGAAGGTCAACGTCAGGGAGAACAGAGGAGAGGTTTAACTGAGCATCTTAGTAATCTAGTTTGTAAACCAACTATTAACGCTGAGAATGCTAGAAGTGATGGGACGGATGGCCAGATCCAGAGGGAACAATTAAGTGAACAGACTAGTTTCCCTGCTATTCAAAAGACTGATCTGGAACCGAGTGGTAGTGGTGAAGGTTTAGGAAGTCAGATTCAGCATAATCTCAGTGAAAGATGTAGGTTATCAAATGCACAAGATGGGAGGCCAGGGGAAAAGATGCAGCCCGGGAATGAAGATAAGGAAGTAGAGAGTTCAGATGTCTTGATGATGGAAGTAGGATGTGGTACTATGACAGTTCAGCTTCCCAAACTTGGTCATGCAGAAGGTAGCAATCAAGGTTTGGAGACAGTGAGTTTATCACCTCTGCTGGAACAAAAGAGGTCCGAGGCTATAGGTAAACAAAACAGAAGGATTCTAAGAGCCTTGAAATCCCCCAAGAAACCAAAACAGTCTTTTCAAGAGCCCACATCAGCTTATCTTAGGGGGAGAAaaacaggaaaaagaaaaggtggaGTGGATGAGATGGAGATAAAAACTGATGAAATTAGTATTCAATGTGGCAAGAGGAACAAAACTGAGTTAAGTGGACTAGCAATAAGATCGGATTCTGAGGGGGAGGGTTCCAACCCATTTGGGACCCCAAAGTTTAGATGAGAGTGCTGGTGTGGAATTGTCAAGGAgtggggagccccttgacaattccccaGTTGAGAGAGGTGAACAACCTTTCCTCTCCAAGTATGGTGTTTTTGTCTGAAACTAAGAATAGGAGTAATTATAGGGGAAAAGTTAAAAACATTTTGAAGTTTGATGAGATGCAAGTTGTCGAGTTTATGAATAAGGCTGGAGGTATGGCGCTAATGTGGAAGGCGGAGGTAAGGATCAAGCAAGTTTTGTGTACAGCTTTTACCATTGAAGCTCACATTGCGGATGATGAGAATAGGAGTGAATGGTGGTTTATAGGGATATACGCAAGCTGTGATGATCAAATTCGGAAACAACAATGGAAAGTAATCCAATCCAGGAAGCATCTTTGGGGTGATAAATGGCTAATAGCAGGGGACTTTAATGACATTGTTTCAAATGCTGAAAAGTGGGGAGGCAACAGGAGGGAAGAAGGTAGTTTCAAGCCCTTTAAGGACTTCATCAACGATAATCAGCTCCTGGAGATTGGATTCGAGGGACACCCATGGACTTGGTGCAACAATTGGGAAGGGGAAGGTGAGATCAAACAGCGGCTGGATAGAGGTTTGTGTAGCTTTCCGTGGTATCAACTCTTTCAGCAAGCTAGCTGCCAACATTGTGATTCATGCTTCAGACCATAGCATACTGCTCTTTGACACTAAACCTATCCAAGCTAGGAGGAAGAAAAGATTCTACTTTGATAAAAGATGGTTGCAACACCAAGAGATTTATGAGGTTGTGGAACAGGCTTGGAGGCAAGGAAATGATGGTTCCAGGATGTATAAAGTAACCCAGAAAATTAAATCGTGTAGATCAGCTTTATTAAAGTGGAGAAGTAAGGTTCAAGGAAATTCAAAGCTTAAGATTGATAGGATCAAGGGTCAGTTGCAGGAGCTCAAAGAGTGTGATATAAGTGACAAGAAGGAGCGGGGGAAAATTCTCAAAAGCAACTTAAGAGAGGCTTACAGACAGGAAGAAATATATTGGAGCCAAAAAGCTAGGCTGCAATGGCTGAAGGAAGGGGATAAAAATACCAAGTTCTTCCATGCGTGTGTCAAAGATAGAAGGAGGTTGAACAGGATGAAACATATCCAGAGGGAGAATGGGAGCTGGACTACAAATGAAGAGGACCTAGGCACGGAAATTGCAGCTTATTACACTAAGCTCTTTGAAGCTTCAGAAGAAGGTGATATGCAGGAAATGTTAAATGGTATACCACACACTATCACAGGGACTATGAATGACAAACTTACGAAATCTGTAGGTGAGGTAGAAATCAAAGCTGCACTTTTCTCCATGTGTCCTGATAAAGCTCCTGGGATAGACGGGATGCctcctattttttttcaaaagttttggaaAATTATTAAAGAGGATCTGGTCAAGGCTATTCAAACTTTTTTTCATACAGGGCATCTCATTAAGTCAGTCAATCACACAATCATATCCCTCATTCCCAAAGTCAAAAATCCTACATCTCTTAAGCAGTACAGACCAATCAGCCTCTGCTCTACGGTGTATAAAATCATAGCCAAAATTCTTGCTAATAGACTCAAGCAGGTCTCCACCACTGCATTAGTAAAAATCAGTCAGCTTTCATTCCTCGACGACAAATTCTTGATAATATCATGCTCTCTCATGAGTTCATTCATTATCTTAATAACAAAAGGCTAGGCAAAGATGGGTTTATGGCTGTGAAATTAGATATGTCTAAGGCTTATGACAGAGTTGAATGGAGGTTTTTGGATGCTGTGATGAACAAAATGGGATTCAATGACCGTTGGAGGAGGTGGATCATGGAGTGCATGTCAACAGTCAATTACTCTTTCACGATCAATGGTCAAATCAGAGAATATGTGACTCCCCAGAGAGGAATTAGGCAGGGAGATCCGTTGTCACCATACCTGTTTCTCTTATGTTCAGAAGGACTCTCTAGCTTACTCCACACAGCTACGGAGGAAAAAAAGGATAATGGGTTTAAAAATCAGTAGACTTGGTCCTACTGTGTCCCATTTATTTTTTGCTGATGACTCGCTGATATTTTGCAAAGCCGACCCAAAGAATGCAACTGAATTGAGAAGGATTCTCCAGGTGTATGAGAAGAGCACTGAACAGATGGTTAACTTGGAGAAGTCTTCAgttttatttagtaaaaatGTGGATCAGCAACTACAACTGGCTACTTCTCAAGCTCTAGGGAACATTCAGATTGTTAATAAAGGGAGATATCTGGGGCTTCCAATGGTAGTTACTCGATCTAAACATCAGTTATTTGGGTACATTAAGGATAATATCCAACACAGGCTACAAAGGTGGAAAAATAAGTTGTTGAGTGCGGCTGGGAAAGAGGTAATGCTTAAGGCAGTTGCTTATGCACTACCAACTTACACTATGTCATGCTTCAAGATTCCAAAAAGGATGTGTAAGGATATCAACTCCATCGTGGCAAATTATTGGTGGGGAGAGGCTAAtggaagaaacaaaatgcattgGAGCTCTTGGAGTAACATCTCGCGAGATAGGATTTCTGGAGGACTAGGATTCAAAGATTTAGAGGCCTTTAACATAGCTTTACTAGGGAAGCAAGTGTGGAGATTACTCACTCAACCAAACTTGTTGGTTAGTAAAGTTCTTAAGGCTCGATATTTTCCTAAGGAGTCCATTTTCAACTGCAAGGTTCCTGCAAATGCTTCGTGGATCTGGAAAGGATTGATGGGGGCAAGGAAGTTTATGGAGGGAGGAATTCGGAGGAGGATTGGGAATGGGAAAAGTACCAATATATGGGATGATTCCTGGATTCCAAGTGTTCATTTGGGCAAGGTGTCTTCACCTAAACCAGAGGAAACCGTGCTTCACAAGGTTCATGACTTGATACATCAGCGAAAATGGATTCGGCCCCTAATATTTGCGACTTTCAGCAAGCAGGATGCAGAAAACATTTTGAATATCCCCATCAGTTTAGGGACAGAGAGGATTGTCACTACTGGATCCACGGAACTAATGGCATCTATACAGTGGGATCTGCATATAGGAAGCTAACTCAGGAAAAAATGCACCACAATAACCAAGGGGGAAGGGAGGAAGCTAGTACAAGCTGGAGCAACCACAGCCAAGGAATCTGGAAGTATCTGTGGAAGCTCAAAGTTAAACATAAAGTCAAGATCTTCCTATGGAAATGCCTTAGCCAAGCCCTGCCAGTGAGACAATTAATAGCGAGCAGGACAAAGCAGGGGGATCCAATCTGCAGAGGGTGCGGTGAAGATAGTGAAACAATTGAACATGTTTTATTCCATTGCAGCTATGCCACACAGGTCTGGAAGTTAGCTCCCATCCAATGGGATCTAACTCTGGACCATCAAAGTTGCTTCAAGAAGTGGTGGACCACTGTGACAGAAGCCAAAGCTAGAACAGAAGGAAATGATCACCTATCTTTAACAGCCAACATCCTCTGGCACATATGGAAAAGCAGAAATGCAAGAGAATTCGATGATAAGCAAAGGCAGCCATGGAAAACGGTTCAGAAAGCTCAGGAAGAGTGGTTTGAATTTAAGGAAGCTAATGAAATACCATCAACACGGAGTACAGAAGAAACAAGAACTCGGCAGTCACAAGTGCAGCTACAAGAGCAAGGCCATAATACAGTGACACTGAGATTAGCAATACAGGAGCGAAAGGTCACTTCTCAACTCGGAATTGGGATCATATGCACTGGGAATTTTCAACATCAGGCTCAAGGGTGGGCGCTACATGAGAGAAGTTCCGGGAATCATCTCATTGATGAATTACAAGCTGTCAAATTACTGCTTAGTAAAGCTACTGTATACCAGTTTGAGAATATTCAGGTGCAGTTGGACAACAAGCGAGTCTTTCATCTAATTCAGAATGCTAAAACGCTGGACATGCGCGTCACATCACTGCTAGAGGATATTCTCACTTTGAAGGCCTTGTTTCGAATGTGCTCTTTTTGTCTAGTTGATGGAGATAATAATCATTTAACTAATAGGATTAGCGCTTATGCGTTGAATATCATTCAAGATGAGGAATTTGTGATTCCTTAGTGCCATTGTGCACTAGTTGTATTTAGTTATCAAGCCTTTGCTTGAATTGTATAGTTTACTTCATGATATAAAATCACTTATCGTtgcgaccaaaaaaaaaaaatcaggaagAATATAGAGAAGCAAACTGTAATATATGtacctcaaaatttcaaacaatgaaagtaaagaaatttGGCCATCTTTTACCAACAATAGCACCCTTTGAACACTGCAGCTAGTTTGAGCAATTGAGCTCTCTTAAATACAAGACCTGTttggaaggtgagttttttgggtgtatgtataaaactttactgtagattactgtagaagttgtagaaaaacttttgtaagaaaattttttgggtgtttgtaagatgaaatttttttttccttttcattttttccttttctttttcttttttcttttttttctttctttcttttttcttttccttcctccctttcttctccttctcccACCCCCTTCCCTTCCCTGTTTCCTCTCCCGAGACTTCCATGGCAGAGACTTCCaggtgatttctttttttttttttctttctgttcCATTCTCCCTTCCCCGCCActcctccctctccccctctcgTCCCCTCCCCAGccctctccctcccccgccGCCCCTCCCcttccctcccctcccctctccTTCCCTCTTCCCCGATGCCATCTGGTCCGGaccctccccttccccttcctttCCCCGCCGCCCCTCCCCTCCCTTTTCTTCCCCTCCCCAGCCACCCTCCCTCTCCCCCAACGCGATCTGGTTGGGACCTTCCCTCTCAcgttccccttccccttccctttCACACAATCTGGTCGGCAgttgtacattttttttttttagctttttctctccctccctcccctCTCCTCTTCCCTTCTCCCTCCTCCGCCACCCTTCGCCAAGCCTGCATCTCCTTTTTCCCTTCCTTACCGGTTTCGTGCAATATTATCAGCAAGTAGCTAGTGtaataattgaaatttgtgttttttttttttttaaaaaaagacaaCAAATGAGTGTTTATGGCAGGGGATCAGGAGCAAAAGGGGAGAGCCGCCGGACAAACCCCCCATTCTTCCCCCAAGAAACCCAACCCAACCTGAATACCCAAAAATCACGAATTGATCAGAAGGGAACTGGGGATTTGTGGCTAGCTAGCATCTGTGCAGGCATTGACAAAGAAAGagcaaggttttttttttttttgggggcggGGGCAGGGGCGTGGGGCGAGGGGGTAGTAACAATGACAGTGCCCCGGGAGAGGTGGTGGGGGTGGTGGCTGGTGTGGTGGTTGGGTGAGGgaggaagaaaagtttttggaaaattttttgtgtatttttgaagtgtataagtaaaaatctttgaaaagtttttttggggttcctgtagcaaaagttgttaaaaaattagTAGTTAAAAAACTTGATAAAAAACTAGAGTGTCAAACAGGCCCACAGTTGCTAGTAAAACAGGAGATGGATCCTCAAGCAATGAAGACTACTATATGTTACTTTTTTTGTACTATGGCTGTCAGAATTGTTTATTTTCTACATTTCATTTCACATAAAGGTGGAAAATTGGAGGTGTTTCATGCACCTCTTCTAAAGTGTGAAGCTAAATAATTCTTGAACGATCATGCTTTCAAacctttttccttctcttgctGATAAAGGCGCGCTCTGGTACCTATATACTAATGAAAATCCACTTGCCTCTTCTTTAAAGGCGTGACACACCTAGAATTACATCAATACCTTGCCTTTTCTTGATAAGATTTTGACACAAAAATTAGTGGGCGACACCTTTTTAttatcaagaaaattacacttaAAAACATTTCAATGAGCCAGGCTAAGCCCCATAGATCCCCACATACTTGAATGGTTCAGATTTCCTGAGTTTTCTGGTATCCCACTTTCAGCTCCCAATTTATCTCCAAGATTACGTAGTAAGCACACATTTAGCACCAAACTTCCAAGTCATTATGTAGCTATAAAAATGTGTTGCACAAAAAATATGTCAGCTTGGTCAACAGCAGCTTAATTATCAGTACAGATTGTGCCAGAATAGATCACATTAAACTCACTGAATCAAATAATGAATGGACCAGCATTTGACTTTTGAGATAGTTGATATTGCAATTTCTTGGCTGTGCAATAGTCATCCAACTTCGTCTTGTTGAAGGGGAATTTTACTAGCAACTTAGTTTTGTTAATGTAACCATCCTTTTCTCCATTGTTGCAAAACTGTGTTTAGGTGTTACATGAGCATTTAGCAAATCAAAGGTAGACGTAATTAGACAACTGAAATGATGTTATTTTGAACAACAAAATCATCAAAGATTCTTGTCTATTATTAGAGAAGACCAAAGAAAGTAAACTTGACAGAGACTTGAATAGGTTTCACATTATTCACGAGCAACCACCACAACCTGCTTCCCAACGTTGCGACCTGAGAAGAGTCCTATCAGGGCACTTGGGGCATTCTCAAGGCCTTCAGCTATGTCTTCCACATATGCTATCTTCCCTTCTTTTATCTGGGGTAGAACCATATCCAGAAATTTTGGATAGAGATGATAGTAATCGAACAccaaaaatccttccattttAATTCGCTTAGTGATCAGGCAGAAGAGATTGTGAATGCCTTCATGCTGCTCAAGGTTATATTGTGAGATCAATCCGCAAACAGCAATGCGACCGTGGACTCTCATGTTGAGAAGCACGGCATCAAGCATCTTTCCTCCGACATTCTCAAAGTAAATGTCAATGCCATCTGGAAAGTACCTAAGGGAAAAAAGATAGAAAGTCAGGAATGCTGATTTACTTTGAGCAGTCCAAAGTAAGAAACTGACTGTGACAGAATCATCCTCCTCTAATGCGCCAACATGACATGCAAGAAAAGAATGAATGCTGGCAAATTAAGATCTGCATTGAATGTTGATAACTTGGAGAAGTGTGCTTCGAGCTCAAGGTACACATGTACCAGGTGACACATATACACAGTTCATTTAAGTGAATGCCCTGCCACTCAGAACAAACTGCCTTGGGGAGTCAGAAAGTAGATTTTAAAATCTAAACTTTTCAGCCAGTATATTAGGACTGACCTTTTTAAAGCCGCATTTAGATCTTGCTCTTCTTTGTAGTTGAAAGCTTCATCAAAACCAAACTTGTTCTTCAACAAGTCAACCTTTAAAGAAACAAGATAAAGCAGGATGAGAGAAGAAACAATAGGCATACAGTGATATCATGTGGCTAGCTTTAAGAATCCTCAGTGTTTGTTCTAACAGACAAATATGAAGTAAAAGTTCCCCTTGCAAACATTATTCAGGCTAATCATGCAAGATGCCTGGAGTAAGAAGggtgaatttatttatttttcctttcttgtttttggtaCAGCAGATCATTAGATGCTCAATGGATGCTATCTGAATATATGCTGCTTCATGAAGCATAGGTACAACTAGCACTGGAATCAGACAATAGAAGATCCAAACAATATGAAATGCTTGACTGCCTTCAGATATGGAATGGTTAGAATAAGCTACTAGTAATCAGTTCAGAGTAGCTTTCACCAAGACTGCCCTGTAATGACCATCAGCATTCTTTATAGAATTGAAGGTTCGCAATTTGTACGCAAAGAAAGTCTAtggtagaaaagaaaaaggactcAACATTCAGTTTATCTAGAAGATACTCACACAATCTTATATTAATCCATTTCAACAGAAACATGAATAAGGTTCTCACTGAAACTGATACAAGGTTTCCAATGATCTAAATGGCAGCAAACAAAGTGCGGGCTTGCTTTCTTGAACCCAAAAAGGAGGAAAATTGACCATGCAGATGTCTTAAGAGATTACCTTTTCTTTGGTTCCAGCACTTCCAACAACATAACAACCAAAAGCCTTTGCAAATTGTCCAACAAGCTGACCAACAGCTCCAGAAGCCGCTGAAATGAATACACGCTCTCCCTTCTTCGGAGAACAAATCTCAAAAAAACCAGCATAAGCAGTCATGCCAGGCATACCTGTTAGCAAAGCAGAACAATTGAAGAGGGGGGGGAGGTCTTAAAAAAATTAGGAGCCACGATGGCAAACTGGTAGGGATATAACACTGGAAGCATCAAAGTAAAAGGTTCTGCAGCCACATTCAGTTGCTTGAGGTAAATAAAACATGTTTCTCTGTCCCATCCTTGAAGAATGTCCCAGAAATTCCAAATAAGGTAACGTTAGAAACACCAGTAATGGTAAAAACATAGAAGATCAGCTCCAGAAAAATTAGCATCAGGTGGTGGCAAGAGATACAAGCATATGGCATTGTAGTAGCATCTAAATCGGATGAAGAGGTTCAAGGAAGAAGTGAAACTATTCATAAATAAAAGACTCGAGCAATTAACACATGGACCTAATTCCTGA
This region of Coffea arabica cultivar ET-39 chromosome 3c, Coffea Arabica ET-39 HiFi, whole genome shotgun sequence genomic DNA includes:
- the LOC113736031 gene encoding uncharacterized protein; the protein is MHHNNQGGREEASTSWSNHSQGIWKYLWKLKVKHKVKIFLWKCLSQALPVRQLIASRTKQGDPICRGCGEDSETIEHVLFHCSYATQVWKLAPIQWDLTLDHQSCFKKWWTTVTEAKARTEGNDHLSLTANILWHIWKSRNAREFDDKQRQPWKTVQKAQEEWFEFKEANEIPSTRSTEETRTRQSQVQLQEQGHNTVTLRLAIQERKVTSQLGIGIICTGNFQHQAQGWALHERSSGNHLIDELQAVKLLLSKATVYQFENIQVQLDNKRVFHLIQNAKTLDMRVTSLLEDILTLKALFRMCSFCLVDGDNNHLTNRISAYALNIIQDEEFVIP
- the LOC113735176 gene encoding 2-alkenal reductase (NADP(+)-dependent)-like; this translates as MAEEEVSNKHVILKNYVSGFPKESDMEVKTTALKLKLPDGGDYSGAILVKNLYLSCDPYMRSRMRKLEGHYAEAYTPGSPIVGLGVARVLESNNPKFNKGDLLWGLTRWEEYSVIADPETRFKIHNTDVPLSYYTGILGMPGMTAYAGFFEICSPKKGERVFISAASGAVGQLVGQFAKAFGCYVVGSAGTKEKVDLLKNKFGFDEAFNYKEEQDLNAALKRYFPDGIDIYFENVGGKMLDAVLLNMRVHGRIAVCGLISQYNLEQHEGIHNLFCLITKRIKMEGFLVFDYYHLYPKFLDMVLPQIKEGKIAYVEDIAEGLENAPSALIGLFSGRNVGKQVVVVARE